In Dyadobacter subterraneus, a single genomic region encodes these proteins:
- the fabF gene encoding beta-ketoacyl-ACP synthase II yields the protein MKVNKELNRVVITGLGALTPIGNNVDDFWKSLVNGVSGSANITKFDTTHFKTKFACELKGINAQDFFERNEARKYDPFTQYALIAVEEAVKNANINFDTLNRNRIGVIWGSGNGGIQTFQEQVSEFAKGNGTPRFNPYFIPKMIVDIASGVISIKYGLRGPNFTTVSACASSNTAIIDAFNYIRWGKADMIITGGSEAPINETSIGGFNASKALSTFNEDPARASRPFDVNRDGFVMGEGAGALVLESYEHAIKRNAQILGEVVGGGMAADAYHLTGTHPEGEGAYLGILEALAEANLQPHEIDYLNVHATSTPMGDASELKSVERVFGFNSGLNISATKSMTGHLLGGAGAVEAIACIMSTIHDIVPPTINTVEIEPELEGKFNLTLGEAQKRTVNYAMSNTFGFGGHIATSVFKKFAE from the coding sequence ATGAAGGTTAATAAAGAATTAAACCGGGTGGTGATTACGGGCCTTGGCGCTTTAACACCAATCGGAAACAACGTGGATGATTTTTGGAAATCATTAGTAAACGGTGTTAGCGGTTCAGCAAATATTACAAAATTTGATACAACACATTTCAAAACGAAATTTGCCTGTGAGCTTAAAGGCATTAACGCCCAGGATTTTTTTGAAAGGAATGAGGCCAGAAAATACGATCCTTTTACTCAATACGCATTAATAGCGGTTGAGGAAGCGGTGAAAAATGCAAATATTAATTTTGATACACTTAACAGAAACCGCATTGGCGTGATTTGGGGAAGTGGTAACGGCGGTATCCAGACTTTTCAGGAGCAAGTATCCGAGTTCGCAAAAGGAAATGGAACACCACGTTTCAATCCCTATTTTATTCCTAAAATGATTGTAGATATCGCATCTGGTGTCATCTCAATAAAATACGGTTTGCGCGGACCGAACTTTACAACCGTTTCGGCATGTGCAAGTTCTAACACTGCTATAATAGATGCTTTCAATTATATCCGTTGGGGTAAGGCGGACATGATTATTACCGGCGGCTCTGAGGCGCCGATTAATGAAACCTCAATCGGAGGATTTAACGCGTCAAAGGCTTTGTCGACTTTTAACGAAGATCCTGCAAGGGCATCTCGTCCATTTGATGTGAACAGAGATGGTTTCGTAATGGGTGAAGGCGCGGGTGCGTTGGTTTTGGAAAGTTATGAACACGCCATAAAACGCAATGCACAGATTCTTGGTGAGGTAGTTGGCGGCGGAATGGCTGCGGACGCCTATCACCTGACAGGTACGCATCCGGAAGGTGAGGGAGCTTATCTTGGTATTTTGGAGGCATTGGCAGAAGCAAATTTGCAGCCGCATGAAATTGATTATCTGAACGTTCACGCAACTTCGACACCGATGGGTGATGCAAGTGAATTGAAATCAGTTGAACGCGTTTTTGGTTTCAATTCCGGCCTTAATATTAGTGCAACAAAATCCATGACAGGTCACTTACTGGGCGGAGCGGGTGCAGTTGAGGCCATTGCGTGCATTATGTCCACCATCCATGATATTGTTCCTCCAACCATTAATACTGTTGAAATTGAACCTGAACTGGAAGGGAAATTTAATTTGACTTTGGGTGAAGCGCAGAAAAGAACAGTTAATTATGCGATGAGCAACACCTTTGGTTTTGGCGGCCATATTGCCACAAGTGTCTTCAAAAAGTTTGCAGAATAG
- a CDS encoding porin family protein: protein MKKLSLTLMMLCAVSTFTFAQSFSFGPKVGVNVSNYTGGNIESDALVGFHLGGLLQFGIGQHFAIQPEVLFSTQGAKLNNGNLDGVKYKTNYVGVPVMFKLKTTGGFYIEVGPQFSFRTSEDIPNQTFDHFAKNLDLAAGAGLGYQSPIGLGIGARYIAGLSKVGDFSGNNIDPDFKSSVIQVSLFWAIPVIK from the coding sequence ATGAAAAAATTATCGTTAACACTGATGATGCTTTGTGCTGTTAGTACATTCACTTTTGCGCAATCTTTCAGTTTTGGTCCGAAGGTCGGAGTTAATGTCAGCAATTACACAGGAGGAAATATTGAATCTGATGCGCTTGTAGGTTTCCATTTGGGTGGACTTTTACAATTTGGGATTGGGCAGCATTTTGCCATTCAGCCGGAAGTACTTTTTTCGACACAAGGAGCAAAACTGAATAATGGTAATTTGGACGGGGTAAAATATAAGACCAATTATGTAGGTGTGCCTGTCATGTTTAAATTAAAAACAACTGGTGGATTTTACATTGAGGTGGGACCTCAATTTTCATTCCGTACGAGTGAGGACATTCCTAATCAAACCTTTGATCATTTTGCAAAAAATCTTGACCTGGCCGCAGGAGCTGGCTTAGGCTATCAGTCGCCGATCGGATTGGGTATAGGTGCCCGTTATATTGCTGGTTTGTCTAAGGTTGGGGATTTTTCGGGCAATAACATCGACCCTGATTTTAAAAGCAGCGTAATTCAGGTTAGTTTGTTCTGGGCAATACCCGTTATTAAATAA
- a CDS encoding TetR/AcrR family transcriptional regulator → MPVTKVFPKDVDRKLSDVFTRFGYDGASMELLSQATGLKKASLYHRFPGGKKDMAAHVLKKVEIWFLENVQFVIEQENLPVEERLQIALLGISNLFEDGARNCSLRMLSACSETPYFQSSIASCFTILSESFTKIAVENGMDERMAKTKGMQAIVNIQGSLVISRAMNDNDIFKTSIAAIPQLLGFPEKKSVK, encoded by the coding sequence ATGCCAGTGACCAAAGTTTTTCCAAAAGATGTAGACCGAAAGTTATCCGACGTATTTACGCGTTTCGGGTATGACGGCGCATCTATGGAGTTATTATCTCAGGCTACGGGATTAAAAAAAGCCAGTCTTTATCATCGTTTTCCAGGTGGGAAAAAAGATATGGCGGCGCATGTTTTGAAAAAAGTAGAGATATGGTTTTTGGAAAATGTTCAGTTTGTTATTGAACAGGAAAACCTGCCCGTTGAAGAAAGACTTCAAATAGCTTTACTGGGAATCAGCAACTTATTTGAGGATGGGGCAAGGAATTGTTCGCTCAGGATGTTGTCCGCCTGCTCTGAAACGCCTTACTTTCAATCTTCAATTGCAAGTTGTTTTACTATTTTGAGTGAAAGTTTTACAAAAATAGCTGTTGAAAATGGTATGGATGAGCGTATGGCCAAAACGAAAGGAATGCAGGCAATTGTCAATATTCAGGGTTCACTGGTTATTTCAAGAGCCATGAACGATAATGATATTTTCAAAACAAGTATTGCGGCTATTCCACAGCTTCTTGGATTTCCTGAAAAGAAAAGCGTAAAATAA
- a CDS encoding alkaline phosphatase family protein, whose protein sequence is MKSVFVGVFSLLLTFQNFSVSAQSKVKKTVFVIVDGISSDALESIPRPNIDAISKTGGYTHAHVGGDKNAYSQTPTISAVGYNSLLTGTWVNKHNVWDNDIKDPNYNYWTIFRFFKEQYPNKRSAVFSSWLDNRTKLVGDGLPQTDKLRTDFPFDGFELDTIHFPHDKLKAYMHQIDEKVVEEAAKTIKNNAPDLSWVYLEYTDDMGHRYGDSDQFHEAIKMMDNQMGRLWEAVKYRERNFGEDWLIVITTDHGRDPKTGKGHGGQSDRERSTWIVTNAKDLNTNFKSNPGIVDIMPTVARHMDVNFPKEQAFEIDGVSLTGKISILNPAAKKEAGKINVNWKASDKEGTVKIWLTTTNHFEKGGRDLYFFMDEVPAASEKADIDVSKIPSKFYKIVLEGKYNNLNRWIVE, encoded by the coding sequence ATGAAGTCAGTATTCGTTGGTGTTTTTTCGCTGCTATTAACTTTTCAAAATTTTTCAGTTTCCGCTCAATCCAAGGTCAAAAAAACGGTTTTTGTAATAGTTGACGGAATTTCGTCTGATGCATTGGAAAGTATTCCGAGGCCGAATATTGATGCTATTTCAAAAACAGGAGGATATACCCACGCACATGTTGGTGGTGATAAAAATGCATATTCACAAACTCCGACCATTTCCGCAGTAGGTTATAACAGTTTGCTGACGGGTACCTGGGTCAATAAACACAATGTCTGGGACAATGATATAAAAGATCCGAACTATAATTACTGGACTATTTTCAGATTTTTCAAAGAACAGTATCCGAACAAACGCAGCGCAGTTTTTTCTTCCTGGCTTGATAACCGGACCAAGCTTGTCGGTGACGGTTTGCCCCAAACGGATAAGCTAAGAACTGATTTTCCGTTTGACGGTTTTGAACTGGACACCATTCATTTTCCGCACGACAAGCTGAAAGCTTACATGCATCAGATTGACGAAAAAGTGGTTGAAGAAGCTGCTAAAACCATTAAAAATAATGCGCCGGATCTGTCCTGGGTTTATCTGGAATATACAGACGATATGGGACACCGGTATGGCGACAGCGACCAGTTTCACGAAGCGATTAAAATGATGGATAACCAGATGGGGCGTTTGTGGGAAGCAGTTAAATATCGCGAGAGAAATTTCGGAGAGGATTGGCTGATCGTGATTACAACAGATCATGGCCGCGATCCAAAAACCGGAAAAGGACATGGCGGTCAATCAGACAGAGAAAGAAGCACCTGGATTGTTACTAATGCAAAGGATCTGAATACTAATTTTAAATCAAATCCGGGAATTGTTGACATTATGCCGACTGTTGCCCGTCACATGGACGTGAATTTTCCAAAAGAACAGGCTTTTGAAATTGATGGTGTTTCGTTGACAGGAAAAATTTCCATCCTTAATCCGGCAGCAAAAAAAGAAGCTGGCAAGATTAATGTGAACTGGAAAGCCTCTGATAAAGAAGGAACCGTTAAAATCTGGCTTACAACGACTAATCACTTTGAAAAAGGAGGGAGGGATCTCTATTTTTTTATGGATGAGGTTCCCGCAGCAAGTGAAAAAGCAGATATTGATGTATCCAAAATTCCTTCGAAATTTTACAAAATCGTGTTGGAAGGAAAATACAATAATTTAAACCGCTGGATTGTAGAGTAA